In bacterium, the genomic stretch CAGTAAGAAGTGTCTGCTCTTTGATAAAGGCATCCCAGACCCCTTTGAAAGCGGGCTGATGAAGCTCAATTGGGAGCATTATGAGAATTTCAAGAAGAAACAGGAGCAGGGTTATACTTGGAAAGGGCTTCCTATTAATAATATTGCGCCTTCAGGAGTCTATACGGATGGGCCAATGACGGTGGCGTGTAATCTGCGTGGGGCTGCGGAATTCTGCGCTGATCTGCTTGAAGCCCCGGACTATGCGCATCAACTGCTCGATTTCATCACCACCGCCACCATCGAGCGCATCAAAGCCTACCGGCAAAGGCTGGGGCAGGAGCTCATACCTAAGGGAATGGGATTTGCCGATGACTCCATTCAACTCCTCTCCACATCAATCTATAAAGAGATGATTTTGCCGTACCATAAGCGTCTTATTAATGAACTCTCAGAAGGCGGGCCGAACAGCATTCACCTTTGCGGTGATGCCACTCGCCACTTCCCGCTTATCGCCAAAGAGCTTAATGTCAACGGGTTTGATACGGGCTTCCCTGTTGACTTCACATGGTTGAGAAAGACGTTGGGACCGGATACTTATATTTTGGGCGGGCCATCCGTGCCGTTATTGCTAAAAGCTACACCAGATGAAGTGCGGGATGAAACCAAACGTATTTTAGCCTCAGGCATCATGGAAGGAGGGCGGTTCACCCTGCGCGAAGGCAACAACCTAGCCCCCGGCACTCCATTAGAAAACTTGTGGGCAATGTATGACACGGTTAAGAAATTTGGACGCTACGATTAAAATCTGCGGTACACTAATATATAGCAACGCTATTGATTAAAAGGAAATAAATATGCTTTATCGAAATTATGGCAACACGGGATTGAAGGTATCGGCTTTGGGGTTTGGGTGCATGCGATTGCCGATGAACGGAGATGAAATCGTTGATGAACTCGCAATCCCCATGATTAGAAAGGCAATCGATCTTGGGGTCAATTATATTGACACGGCACTCGGTTATTGCGCCTCTAAGAGCGAGATCACCGTCGGCAAAGCCCTCAAAGATGGGTACAGAGAGAAGATTATTCTTTCGACCAAAAACCCGGTTTGGGAAGCCGATGGCGATAAATGGCGCAAGGTGCTTGAAGAGCAGCTCACGAAGCTCGATGTAAGCCAGATTGATGTCTATCATTTCCACGGCATCAATTGGAAGGCCTATACAGAAACCCTCAGCGCGCCGGGCGGCCCGATTGAAGCCTCTCGAAAAGCGCAGGATGAAGGGCTTATACGGTTCAGATCCTTCTCCTTCCACGATGCGCCTGAGAATATGATTAAGCTTGCCGATACGGGTGAGTTCGCAGGCGTAACTTGTCAATACAACCTTTTGGACCGTGTTAATGAAGACAGCATTGCCTATTTGAAGGAAAAGGGCATGGGCGTAGTGATTATGGGACCGGTCGGCGGCGGCAGGCTTGGCGGACCGCCTTCGGAAGAACTTGCCAAACTAATCCCCGGCGGAGCAAAAAGCACTCCCGAAGCGGCTTTGCGTTTTGTACTGGCCAATCCTAACGTATCCGTTGCCCTATCCGGCATGAGCACAATGGAGCATGTGCTTGAAAATACCGCTACCGCTTCCCGAGCCGAACCACTCAGTGATGCGGAGCGCGCAAAGATAGCGGATATGCTCGAAGAGAACAAGCGGTTAGCCGAGCTTTATTGCACCGGCTGCAACTATTGTATGCCCTGCCCGCAAAATGTGGATATCCCGGGCAACTTCCGTTTGTTGAATTACAACCGCGTTTTCGGTCTAAAAGAATACTCCCGAAGCAGTTATGCGGAGCTCGGCGCCCGGATGGACAAAGGCGTCAGTGCTCCCTCCTGGGCGGCATCGTGCCTGGAATGCGGCCAATGCGAACCCAAATGCCCACAGCATATCCCCATCCCCGAAAAGCTTAAGGAAGTCGATAAAACACTCGGCTAAATCTTCATATTCTTATTAAAAAGTAATTGATCGGCATAAGATGAACTTGCCGGTCAATTACTTTTGGCTTCGCTCATTTCTCTTGACTTGGATAAAGCGCATGGAGTATATCGTTAGATGCAATGCAGGTTAAGGAGAGATTATGACCGGACGAGAGCGGGTATTAGCTGCCATTAATCGGGAAAAGCCGGACAAGGCGCCAAAGGATATATCGTTCACACCTGCCCTCTACGATACTTTCTGCGAAAAGACCGGCTCAAACGACATTCGAGCCTACTTCGGGCTGGAGTGCAAAGGGGTTAACCCGCGCACTGTTGCTACGAATGACGCCGATTTTGCAGCTTACATGGAAGGACTCCCAGCAGATACCCAAGTCAGCAGTGACTACGGTTTGATGTCCCGTCCTGTCGGTTTTTATCACTTCTTAAAGTTTATTCACCCTCTTCGCAATGCTGAAACTCTCGATGATATCGATGCCTACCCGTGGCCAGACTTTACCGATGAGTACCGGTATTCGCATTTAAAGGATGAAATCAAAGAGGCTCATGACCAAGGCTTTTTTGTCCCCTCTTTTGCAGGGCATACTTTTGAGACCGCCTGGGAACTACTGGGATTTGAGAAATGGTTCGAAGACATCCTCTGTAACCCCGACATCCCGGATGCCGTCCTCGAGCGCATTACAGTTGACAACTGCATGATGGCGCGAAGGGTTGCAGAGGCGGGGGCTGACATGCTCACACTGGGTGATGATGTTGGCATGCAGGATCGGCTAATGATGAAGCCTGAAATATGGCGCAAATACCTCAAGCCCCGACTGGCGAGAATTATTCAAGCTGCTCGTGACGTGGTCCCTAACATGCCCGTGTGGTATCACAGCGATGGGAATATCTCAGATATAATCGACGATTTGATTGAAGTCGGAGTGACCGTTTTGAACCCCGTCCAGCCGGAATGTTTGGATCTTAAGTGGGTTAAAGACCGATATGCTGATAAACTAGCCTTCTGGGGCACGATCGGTACCCAATCAACCATGCCCTGGGGCACCCCTGATGATGTGCGTAATACAGTTAAAGATATGATAGAATTATTTGGCCCCGGGCTTTTGCTCGCGCCGACGCATGTGCTGGAGCCGGAAGTGCCCTGGGAAAATGTGCTTGCCTTTTTTGACGGCATCGAGAAGTACGGAAATTATCACTAAACAATGGAGGTTACGAGATGGATGCAATTGAATGTTTGAAAACGAGAAGGAGCGTTCGCTCATACCAGAACCGCGCAGTACCTAAGGAAATCCTAGAAGATATCGTTGACTGCGGCCGCTTAGCCGCTACAGGAATGAACTTGCAGCCATGGGAATTCGTCGTTGTGACCGATAAAGAACGACTGCAAGCCATTGCCGACTTAACCGATTACGGCAAATTCATCCCTGATGCGGGCGCTTGTATTGCGGTTATTTGCTCAGAAAATAAATTCTATGTCGAAGACGGTTCTGCCGCAACTGAAAACATATTATTGGCCGCTAAAGCGCATGGGTTGGGAAGTTGCTGGGTTTCGGCGGATAAAAAAATCTATGCCGATCCCATACGAGAGTACCTGGGCGCGCCGGCAGGCTTTAAACTTTTGAGTTTAGTTACTATCGGCTATCCGGATGATGAAGCCACCCATAAGACCAAGCGTCCACTCAATGAAGTTATACACTGGGAGAAGTTTTAATGAAAGTTGATACACATTACACTGATTTCCTACCCGAAACCTTAAAAGCCTGTGGTTCGATGGGCATATTATTGGTCGGTCAAGGATTTTCGGGCAAACCCAACACCATGACCATCGGTTGGTGCCAGGCCGGAGTGATTTGGGGCAAGCCGATTATGACTGTGCTTGTTCGACACTCGCGGTTCACCTATGGCCTTATTGATGAGGCGGGTACGTTCACCGTGAACGTAATGCCGCCAGAGTTCGCCGATTCGGTAGCCTTCTGCGGCAAGGAATCAGGTCGTGATCGAGATAAGTTTGTAGAAAAAGGTCTTACGGCCGTACCTGGCAAACTAATCTCCTGCCCTGTTATCGGCGAGGGAGTCATCCATTACGAGTGTAAAGTGGTCTATCGAGATGACTTAACGCCCGATGGGATCCCTTCAGACATCCAGACACGCTTCTACCCTCAGGGAGATTTCCACCGGGTTTACTACGGCGAAATCGTTGCCGCCTATGCCGAAGAAAACGCCCGAGAACGTCTGGCGGTTGAACCATATTAATATTCTCGCTAAGTATCTGATGTGAATCAGAAGAAAGTTATTGCATTATCCTGATTAATTGGGTAAGTTATAAAAAAATTTAAAGGGCAGTCTGTGTGCCCTGAGCTTGGTTTGAGGAAAGGACTTAGCCCCTTGAAGTTTAAGGTGGTCGCTTGCGATATTATGCGCAGCGAGGTCGAAGAGATAGCGCCGCAGTCGCCGCACGAATTGGATCTTACTTTTCTAACGCGCGAGGGCTATCACAACGAGCCGGATAAAAACCGCCCGCTTCTTCAGGAGCAAATAGACGCAGTGCCGGAAGGTTATGACGCGATACTGCTCGGCTTTGCTTTCTGCAACCGTCTATTGGATGGCATTCAAGCTCGGCATACCCAGTTGATCGTCCCGCGTGGACATGACTGCATCACGTTTTTTATGGGTTCACGCCAACGATATCGCGAGTTCTTCGATACCCACCCGGGTACCTACTACTATACGCGTGGTTGGTTGGAACGGAGAGACGGCAAGCAACTCAATCAGATGTCTGAAGAAGTCTCTGGAATCGGGAATACCGATTATGATGAGTTGGTCGAGAAATATGGAGAGGACAACGCTCAGTACCTCACCTCATTTTTCGATAAATGGCAGGAAAACTATACAAATGGCGTTTTGATTCAATTTCCTTTTGCTGAGAAACTGAATTTACGGGAGCAGGTTAAAGAAATCTGCTATACTAACGCCTGGAAATATGATGAAATGGCAGGCGACTTGGGTCTGCTTACACGATGGCTTAAAGGCGAGTGGAATGATGACTTTCTTATCGTTCCACCCGGTTATACAATAAAAGCAGCTTACGACGAAACAATTATGAAATTATCGTGCTAAGATTTACACGGTATCACAAGCACAGGAGGATATGACATGGCAGACATTAAGGAACTTCAGGAAACAATTATTAACGGCAACCGTAAGAAAGCTGAAGAGCTTACTAACCAACTTATCGCAGCAGGAGTTACCCCTCTAGCAATTATCAATGAGGGCCTCATCGCCGGCATGCAGATCGTTGGCACTCGATTTAAGTGCAACGAATTTTATGTACCGGAAGTTTTAGTGGCAGCTCGCGCCATGCAGTCCGCTATGGCCATTGTAAAGCCATTGCTCAAAGCCGGCGAAATCAAAGCCCCCGCGACCGTCGCTATTGGCACCGTCCAAGGCGACCTTCACGATATCGGCAAGAACCTGGTTATGATGATGCTCGAAGGCGCAGGGTTTGAGATTGTTGACCTCGGCGTCGACGTTTCACCAGATGTGTTCATCGAATCAGTCAAGAGCAAGGGCGTAAATGTTATCGCTATGTCCGCTCTGTTGACCACCACCATGCCCGGCATGAAGACCACGATCGAAGCCCTCACAGCGGCTAACGTTCGTGACAAAGTCAACGTCATCATCGGCGGCGCTCCTGTTACCCAGGAATACGCAACCGAAATCGGCGCCGACGGTTATGCCCCCGATGCCGCCAGCGCAGTTGATAAGGTCAAAGAACTAGTTAAAGCCTAACAACTAAGGACCATTTAATGCAGTAATAGAAGGTGCGTTTCAGAATTGCTTGCTACCCAAGCGAATCAGAAGCGCACTTCTTTATTGCGTATTTCGTACTACGTAATACGAAGCCGGAGGCAGTAATGAACGATCGAGAACGCTGGATTCGGACGATGCATTTTCAGCCTGTCGACCATGTTGTCGATGAGGAGTTTAGTTATTGGGACCAGACACCTGTGGTTTGGCGTCAGCAGGGGATGCCGGATGAGATTGGGAGAGATATCGATCTCGAAACCTATTTTGGCTTCTCCAAAGATGCAGTAGTTCCCACCGACTTCAGCATCATGCCTTGCTTTGAGGCACGGGTGCTCGAAGAAACCGATCGACACCGAATATCAATCGACAGCAACGGCGTCAAAAGCATCTCCAGCATGGACGGCTCAGCCTCTATCCCTAAGTACCTCGAATTTCCTGTTAGGGATTGGGATAGTTGGAACGACTACAAATCTCGCCTTCGTCTGGATGACCCTGAGAGGTTCTATTCCGACGCGCAATGGGCTGAGTTTCACAAAACGTGGGACAATCGCGACCATCGGCTCGGCATTTATTGCGGCAGCATGTTTGGGTGGGTACGCGACTGGATGGGGTTCGAGAACGTTTCCATCGCCTGCATCGAACAGCCTGATTTGATAGAAGATATGATCGAGCACAGTTGCAACCTTTCGATGAAGCTCATCGAGCGCCCGGCTAAGGAATTCCAACTCGATTACGCTCACTTCTGGGAAGATATATGCTTCAACAAAGGCCCGATTATCTCCCCTAAGATGTTTAATGAGTGGGTTATTCCCCGTTATAAACGCATCACCGATTTCCTGAAGGGCTATGGCGTGGATGTGGTGAGCTTGGATTGTGACGGCAACATCAATCAACTCGCCCCGCTTTGGCTTGAGGCAGGAGTTAACGTGATGTTCCCTCTGGAAATCCGCGGCGGCACCGACCCTTATGAACTTCGCGCCCGATTCGGTCGAAGCGTCTTGCTCAAGGGCGGCGTTGACAAGACCAAGATTATTGAAGGAAAATCTGCTATCCGCAAAGAAATTAATCGTCTGGAGAAGTTGGTGGCCGATGGAGGCTTTGTCCCCCACATGGACCACCTCTGTCCACCGGATGTCACCTTTGAGAATTATAATTATTATCTAAAGACCAAACGGGAAGCCTTCGGTATTCCCGAACCGGCTCCCTGGGATGAACGCAAGAAAGCGCTGGGGCAATAATCATTTGTTGTAG encodes the following:
- a CDS encoding uroporphyrinogen decarboxylase family protein, whose amino-acid sequence is MTGRERVLAAINREKPDKAPKDISFTPALYDTFCEKTGSNDIRAYFGLECKGVNPRTVATNDADFAAYMEGLPADTQVSSDYGLMSRPVGFYHFLKFIHPLRNAETLDDIDAYPWPDFTDEYRYSHLKDEIKEAHDQGFFVPSFAGHTFETAWELLGFEKWFEDILCNPDIPDAVLERITVDNCMMARRVAEAGADMLTLGDDVGMQDRLMMKPEIWRKYLKPRLARIIQAARDVVPNMPVWYHSDGNISDIIDDLIEVGVTVLNPVQPECLDLKWVKDRYADKLAFWGTIGTQSTMPWGTPDDVRNTVKDMIELFGPGLLLAPTHVLEPEVPWENVLAFFDGIEKYGNYH
- a CDS encoding nitroreductase family protein, whose product is MDAIECLKTRRSVRSYQNRAVPKEILEDIVDCGRLAATGMNLQPWEFVVVTDKERLQAIADLTDYGKFIPDAGACIAVICSENKFYVEDGSAATENILLAAKAHGLGSCWVSADKKIYADPIREYLGAPAGFKLLSLVTIGYPDDEATHKTKRPLNEVIHWEKF
- a CDS encoding corrinoid protein codes for the protein MADIKELQETIINGNRKKAEELTNQLIAAGVTPLAIINEGLIAGMQIVGTRFKCNEFYVPEVLVAARAMQSAMAIVKPLLKAGEIKAPATVAIGTVQGDLHDIGKNLVMMMLEGAGFEIVDLGVDVSPDVFIESVKSKGVNVIAMSALLTTTMPGMKTTIEALTAANVRDKVNVIIGGAPVTQEYATEIGADGYAPDAASAVDKVKELVKA
- a CDS encoding uroporphyrinogen decarboxylase family protein encodes the protein MRLIDFELHNEEVARVWEAYDAGRPIRVPMTLGINPRLTMEVPEANPTGIQYLQYFNDTDKMLQRQLEHSEWVLFNIPQDFQMGLPKDGWDVNVDLANVYEAGWFGCEVRFYGFQVPDSIPLLKDDSKKCLLFDKGIPDPFESGLMKLNWEHYENFKKKQEQGYTWKGLPINNIAPSGVYTDGPMTVACNLRGAAEFCADLLEAPDYAHQLLDFITTATIERIKAYRQRLGQELIPKGMGFADDSIQLLSTSIYKEMILPYHKRLINELSEGGPNSIHLCGDATRHFPLIAKELNVNGFDTGFPVDFTWLRKTLGPDTYILGGPSVPLLLKATPDEVRDETKRILASGIMEGGRFTLREGNNLAPGTPLENLWAMYDTVKKFGRYD
- a CDS encoding flavin reductase family protein, giving the protein MKVDTHYTDFLPETLKACGSMGILLVGQGFSGKPNTMTIGWCQAGVIWGKPIMTVLVRHSRFTYGLIDEAGTFTVNVMPPEFADSVAFCGKESGRDRDKFVEKGLTAVPGKLISCPVIGEGVIHYECKVVYRDDLTPDGIPSDIQTRFYPQGDFHRVYYGEIVAAYAEENARERLAVEPY
- a CDS encoding aldo/keto reductase, which gives rise to MLYRNYGNTGLKVSALGFGCMRLPMNGDEIVDELAIPMIRKAIDLGVNYIDTALGYCASKSEITVGKALKDGYREKIILSTKNPVWEADGDKWRKVLEEQLTKLDVSQIDVYHFHGINWKAYTETLSAPGGPIEASRKAQDEGLIRFRSFSFHDAPENMIKLADTGEFAGVTCQYNLLDRVNEDSIAYLKEKGMGVVIMGPVGGGRLGGPPSEELAKLIPGGAKSTPEAALRFVLANPNVSVALSGMSTMEHVLENTATASRAEPLSDAERAKIADMLEENKRLAELYCTGCNYCMPCPQNVDIPGNFRLLNYNRVFGLKEYSRSSYAELGARMDKGVSAPSWAASCLECGQCEPKCPQHIPIPEKLKEVDKTLG
- a CDS encoding DUF1638 domain-containing protein, with the protein product MKFKVVACDIMRSEVEEIAPQSPHELDLTFLTREGYHNEPDKNRPLLQEQIDAVPEGYDAILLGFAFCNRLLDGIQARHTQLIVPRGHDCITFFMGSRQRYREFFDTHPGTYYYTRGWLERRDGKQLNQMSEEVSGIGNTDYDELVEKYGEDNAQYLTSFFDKWQENYTNGVLIQFPFAEKLNLREQVKEICYTNAWKYDEMAGDLGLLTRWLKGEWNDDFLIVPPGYTIKAAYDETIMKLSC
- a CDS encoding uroporphyrinogen decarboxylase family protein, with translation MNDRERWIRTMHFQPVDHVVDEEFSYWDQTPVVWRQQGMPDEIGRDIDLETYFGFSKDAVVPTDFSIMPCFEARVLEETDRHRISIDSNGVKSISSMDGSASIPKYLEFPVRDWDSWNDYKSRLRLDDPERFYSDAQWAEFHKTWDNRDHRLGIYCGSMFGWVRDWMGFENVSIACIEQPDLIEDMIEHSCNLSMKLIERPAKEFQLDYAHFWEDICFNKGPIISPKMFNEWVIPRYKRITDFLKGYGVDVVSLDCDGNINQLAPLWLEAGVNVMFPLEIRGGTDPYELRARFGRSVLLKGGVDKTKIIEGKSAIRKEINRLEKLVADGGFVPHMDHLCPPDVTFENYNYYLKTKREAFGIPEPAPWDERKKALGQ